The genomic stretch CCGCGCGGTCTACGAGGAGATCCACACGTGGCGCGACCGCGACTTCTACGGCGAGAGCTACCAGCCCTCCGAGGAGGTCCTGACGCTGGACCCCATCGGCGCGCCGGACGAGGACGGGACGGCAGGGTCCGCCTGAGCCCCGAGGCGGGCGGAACGGCGGCAGGGCGTCGCGGGGTACCTCCTGCCCCGCTTCCCCACGCCCATGCCCACGACCGTCGTCTGGTTTCGCAATGACCTCCGCCTCGCCGACCATGCCGCGCTGACCCACGCCGCCGAGCGCGGCGCCGTCGTGCCCGCGTTCGTGTGGGCGCCCGACGAGGAGGGCGACTGGGCGCCCGGCGGCGCGCACCGCTGGTGGCTGCACCACTCGCTCCAGGCCCTCGACGCGGACCTGCGCGAGCACGGCAGCCGACTCGTGCTGCGACAGGGGGATAGCCTCGATCAACTCAAAGCGGTCTGCGAAGCCACCGGGGCCGACCGCGTCGTCTGGCAGACTCGGGTGACGCCGCACCTCCGCGCCCGCGACGCCGATGTGCGCGCCGGGCTGGAGGACGCAGGCATCGAGGTCCGCCAGTTCGCCGGGCGCATCCTCCACGATCCCGAGCAGATCCAGACCGGCGCGGGCGGCCCGTACAAGGTGTTCACACCGTTCTGGAAGAAGGCACGCGCCGAGATGTCGGTCGACGCCCCCCTCGACCGCCCCCGCCTCGGCGAGACGTCGGCCCCGGAGGCGTGGCCGGACTCGGACGACCTCGACGCGTTCGAGCTGACACCGGAGGCGCAGGACGGCGTGGACTGGGGGACCGGCATGGCGAAGGAGTGGACGCCCGGCGAAGGGGGCGCCCTCGACCGGCTGGACGCCTTCCTGGACGACGCCCTGCTCGGCTATCCCGACGGACGCAACGTGCCCGCCATCCGCGGCTCGTCGATGCTGTCGCCGCACCTCCACTGGGGCGAGATCAGCCCGCGGACCGTCTGGGACCGCGTCCAGTCCTGGGTCTCGAACGGCGCCACCCGCGAGGATGCCGACGTGTTTCTGTCCGAGATCGGCTGGCGCGAGTTCTCGTACCACGTCCTCCACCACTTCCCCGACACGCCGACGGAGCCGCTCAAGGACAAGTACGCCGCGATGCCATGGCGCGCGACGCCCAGCTACCTGGAGGCGTGGCAGCGCGGCCAGACGGGATACCCACTCGTCGACGCCGGGATGCGGCAGCTCTGGTCCATCGGCTGGATGCACAACCGCGTCCGCATGGTGACCGCGTCGTTCCTGACCAAGGACCTGCTGGTGCCGTGGCAGGAGGGCGCGCGATGGTTCTGGGACACGCTCTGCGGCGGCGACCTCGCCAACAACACGATGGGCTGGCAGTGGGCCGCCGGCTCCGGCGCCGACGCTCAGCCCTTCTTCCGCATCTTCAACCCGGTCTCCCAGAGCCAGAAGCACGACCCCGACGGGACCTACATCCGCCGCTGGGTGCCGGAACTGGCAGACCTCCCCACGAAGCACCTCCACGCACCCTGGGAGGCCCCTGACAAGGTGCTCGCTGAGGCGGGCGTGGTCCTGGGCGAGACGTACCCGGCGCCGATGGTCGACCACTCGGAGCGGCGCGACATCGCGCTGGAAGCGCTCAAGGAGGTGAACGGCTGAGCGAAGCCGGCCCGCGCCGACGTACTCTCGCGTCGGCCCTTCCCCTCCCCTCTGTGCTGCCTCCCTCTCCTGCCGACGCCTGGGCCCACCTCGACGCCTTCCTCGCCCAGCACGTCCCGGCCCTCGCCGCCGACCTCGCCGCCCCGGTGTCCGAGGCAGCCCTCCAGGTACTCGCGGACACCGTCGGGTCGACGACCACCGAGCCGTTCGCCGCGCTGTACCGTTTCCACGACGGCCAGCAGTCCCCGACGCCGGGCCTCTTCTTTGGCCTCCAGTTTCTCTCCTCGGCGGAGGCGGCCCAGGAGTTGGAGCGGTGGGCCGAGCAGCTCCGCGACGACCCGGCGCTCGTGACCGACATCGAGGCGTCCGCCGTCCCCGAGGGCACCGTCCGCGCGGTCTACGCGTCGGACCGCTGGGTCCCGTTCGCCAGCGACGGCGCGGGCAACCACCTCGCCATTGACCTGGACCCGG from Rubrivirga sp. SAORIC476 encodes the following:
- a CDS encoding deoxyribodipyrimidine photo-lyase produces the protein MPTTVVWFRNDLRLADHAALTHAAERGAVVPAFVWAPDEEGDWAPGGAHRWWLHHSLQALDADLREHGSRLVLRQGDSLDQLKAVCEATGADRVVWQTRVTPHLRARDADVRAGLEDAGIEVRQFAGRILHDPEQIQTGAGGPYKVFTPFWKKARAEMSVDAPLDRPRLGETSAPEAWPDSDDLDAFELTPEAQDGVDWGTGMAKEWTPGEGGALDRLDAFLDDALLGYPDGRNVPAIRGSSMLSPHLHWGEISPRTVWDRVQSWVSNGATREDADVFLSEIGWREFSYHVLHHFPDTPTEPLKDKYAAMPWRATPSYLEAWQRGQTGYPLVDAGMRQLWSIGWMHNRVRMVTASFLTKDLLVPWQEGARWFWDTLCGGDLANNTMGWQWAAGSGADAQPFFRIFNPVSQSQKHDPDGTYIRRWVPELADLPTKHLHAPWEAPDKVLAEAGVVLGETYPAPMVDHSERRDIALEALKEVNG
- a CDS encoding SMI1/KNR4 family protein, whose translation is MLPPSPADAWAHLDAFLAQHVPALAADLAAPVSEAALQVLADTVGSTTTEPFAALYRFHDGQQSPTPGLFFGLQFLSSAEAAQELERWAEQLRDDPALVTDIEASAVPEGTVRAVYASDRWVPFASDGAGNHLAIDLDPGPDGTPGQVISFGVDEATRFLLAPSAAAFVGWCAHQCADGHAEVAPDPDAPGGLGIRLRGGRTLLDALPSLFGTK